In the genome of Manis javanica isolate MJ-LG chromosome 17, MJ_LKY, whole genome shotgun sequence, one region contains:
- the USP10 gene encoding ubiquitin carboxyl-terminal hydrolase 10 — translation MADRSPQYIFGDFSPDEFNQFFVTPRSSVELPPYSGTVLCGIQTTDELPDGQEYQRIEFGVNEVIEPSDTLPRTPNYSISSTLNPQAPEFILSCTTSKKTSDDIEKEASFSSVDCQHPGSAPALDGSSNVEAEVLENDGVSGGLGQRERKKKKKRPPGYYSYLKDGGEGDLPAEALVNGHANPAVPNSVGTEDAELVGDVPLSGTPRTCGSPQDSTDFVSDAVPGGPFPGALDSDARTAGQPEGCHGADFEQSCLPAEAGGDSLLRTAVALPYVGTDTTENLGVANGQILESSGEGSAANGVEVPTVESADSDPAKAESASFPADTLASVAGAASASQPAKSWASLFHGSKPSSSSPVASVETKCSPPATSPLVSEKQAEVREGLVPVSEDPVAIKIAELLENVTLIHKPVSLQPRGLINKGNWCYINATLQALVACPPMYHLMKFIPLYSKVQRPCTSTPMIDSFVRLMNEFTNMPVPPKPRQALGDKIVRDIRPGAAFEPTYIYRLLTVIKSSLSEKGRQEDAEEYLGFILNGLHEEMLNLKKLLSPNNEKFTVSNGPQSHPASEEEREEPGGGSEDEWEQVGPRNKTSVTRQADFVQTPITGIFGGHIRSVVYQQSSKESATLQPFFTLQLDIQSDKIRTVQDALESLVARESVQGYTTKTKQEVEISRRVTLEKLPPVLVLHLKRFVYEKTGGCQKLIKNIEYPVDLEISKELLSPGVKNKNFKCHRTYRLFAVVYHHGSSATGGHYTTDVFQIGLNGWLRIDDQTVKVIHQYQVVKPTAERTAYLLYYRRVDLL, via the exons tatatttttggAGATTTTAGCCCTGATGAATTCAATCAGTTCTTTGTGACTCCTCGCTCTTCAGTTGAG CTTCCTCCATACAGCGGAACAGTTCTGTGTGGCATACAGACTACAGATGAACTACCAGATG GACAAGAATATCAAAGAATTGAGTTTGGTGTTAATGAAGTAATCGAACCCAGCGACACTTTGCCGAGAACTCCCAACTACAGTATTTCAAGCACATTGAATCCTCAGGCCCCTGAATTTATTCTTAGTTGCACAACTTCCAAAAAGACCTCTGATGACATAGAAAAAGAAGCAAGCTTTAGCTCTGTTGACTGCCAGCACCCAGGCTCTGCCCCAGCTCTGGACGGCAGCTCTAATGTGGAGGCAGAAGTTTTAGAAAATGATGGTGTCTCAGGTGGTCTCGGACAAAGGGAgcgtaaaaagaagaaaaaacgtCCACCTGGATATTACAGTTACTTGAAAGATGGTGGTGAGGGTGACCTTCCCGCAGAAGCCCTGGTCAATGGCCACGCCAACCCAGCAGTCCCCAACAGTGTAGGCACAGAGGATGCAGAGCTGGTGGGAGACGTGCCCCTCTCGGGGACACCCAGGACTTGCGGCAGCCCTCAGGACTCCACGGACTTCGTCAGTGATGCCGTGCCTGGTGGGCCTTTCCCTGGAGCCCTTGACAGCGATGCCAGGACTGCAGGGCAGCCTGAGGGCTGTCACGGGGCTGACTTTGAGCAATCATGCCTCCCTGCAGAGGCTGGCGGGGACAGCCTCTTGAGGACAGCTGTGGCTCTGCCTTACGTTGGGACTGATACTACTGAAAACCTCGGAGTTGCTAATGGACAAATACTTGAATCCTCGGGTGAGGGCTCAGCTGCCAACGGGGTGGAGGTGCCCACTGTGGAAAGCGCGGACTCGGACCCAGCTAAAGCCGAGAGCGCTTCCTTCCCAGCCGACACCCTGGCCTCTGTGGCGGGCGCCGCTTCTGCCAGCCAGCCTGCCAAGTCCTGGGCCAGTCTTTTTCATGGTTCCAAGCCCTCTTCCTCCTCGCCTGTGGCCTCGGTGGAAACTAAGTGTTCCCCTCCTGCCACATCTCCCCTGGTCTCTGAGAAGCAAGCCGAAGTCAGAGAAGGGCTTGTGCCGGTGTCAGAGGATCCTGTAGCCATAAAGATTGCAG AGTTACTGGAGAATGTAACCCTAATACATAAACCAGTGTCATTGCAACCCCGAGGGCTGATCAATAAAGGAAACTGGTGCTACATTAATGCT ACACTGCAGGCATTGGTTGCCTGCCCTCCGATGTATCACCTGATGAAGTTCATTCCTCTGTATTCAAAAGTACAAAGGCCTTGTACATCAACACCCATGATAGATAGCTT TGTTCGGCTGATGAATGAGTTTACTAATATGCCAGTACCTCCAAAACCCAGACAAG CTCTTGGGGATAAAATCGTGAGGGATATCCGCCCTGGAGCTGCCTTTGAACCCACGTATATTTATAGACTGTTGACAGTTATCAAGTCAAGCCTGTCTGAAAAG GGTCGCCAAGAAGATGCCGAGGAGTACTTAGGCTTCATTCTAAATGGGCTTCATGAGGAAATGTTGAACCTGAAGAAACTTCTCTCACCAAATAACGAAA AATTCACTGTTTCCAATGGACCCCAAAGCCACCCAGCGAGCGAAGAAGAGCGGGAAGAGCCGGGCGGAGGAAGTGAGGACGAGTGGGAGCAAGTGGGCCCCAGAAATAAGACGTCGGTCACTCGCCAGGCGGATTTTGTTCAGACCCCAATCACTGGCATTTTTGGTGGACACATCAG GTCTGTGGTTTACCAGCAGAGTTCAAAAGAATCTGCCACTTTGCAGCCATTTTTCACGTTGCAGTTGGATATCCAGTCTGACAAGATACGTACAGTGCAGGATGCACTGGAAAGCTTGGTGGCAAGAGAGTCTGTCCAAGGTTACACCACAAAAACCAAACAAGAG GTCGAGATAAGTCGAAGGGTGACTCTGGAAAAACTCCCTCCTGTTCTCGTGCTGCACCTGAAGCGGTTTGTTTATGAGAAGACGGGTGGATGTCAGAAGCTTATAAAAAATATCGAATATCCTGTGGACTTGGAAATAAGTAAAG aactgCTTTCTCCGGgagttaaaaataagaattttaaatgccACAGAACCTATAGGCTATTTGCAG TGGTCTACCATCACGGCAGCAGTGCGACGGGCGGCCACTACACCACAGATGTCTTCCAGATCGGCCTGAACGGCTGGCTGCGCATCGACGACCAGACGGTCAAGGTGATTCACCAGTACCAGGTGGTGAAGCCCACCGCCGAGCGCACAGCCTACCTCCTGTACTACCGCCGCGTGGACCTCCTGTGA